One Oryza brachyantha chromosome 3, ObraRS2, whole genome shotgun sequence DNA segment encodes these proteins:
- the LOC102721526 gene encoding putative yippee-like protein Os10g0369500, protein MGLLFVQRLEGDGVFKCRRCRVDAASKDAIISRDFYGRSGRAYLFDHSVVPQEKAYDASQKYKEGKFILERARMWKDS, encoded by the exons ATGGGGCTGCTCTTCGTGCAGCGGCTGGAGGGGGACGGGGTGTTCAAGTGCCGGCGGTGCCgcgtcgacgccgcctccaAGGACGCAATCATCTCCAGGGACTTCTACGGCCGATCCGGCCGCGCCTACCTCTTCGATCAC TCTGTTGTACCACAGGAGAAAGCCTATGATGCAAGCCAGAAATACAAGGAAGGGAAGTTCATTCTTGAAAGGGCTAGAATGTGGAAGGACAGCTAA